A region from the Beduinella massiliensis genome encodes:
- a CDS encoding oligopeptide/dipeptide ABC transporter ATP-binding protein, protein MAEKLLEINNVSKIFRIGGMLMGKKLVAIDDVSLDIEAGEPVILSIVGESGCGKSTLCKMILRLYQPDMGDIKLLGNSYADKKAYHPKQFKLDVQPIFQNPYESFSARKTVDTYLFNTALRLGISKNHEEAEKLVDETLRSVGMSLAVVKGKYPTQFSGGELQRVSIARALITRPKLIIADEPVAAIDASMKMNIVNLFKELKDKYKVSFIYITHDLSTAYYVSDYIATLYRGGLIEYGPAKEIMDDPAHPYTELLMNAVPRVGDKWSEELVMPDMEDKEYSITYCKFAPRCPYATDECRQKRPDMVHLNARRKVLCFHPLVKPD, encoded by the coding sequence ATGGCCGAAAAGCTGCTGGAAATCAACAACGTCAGCAAAATCTTCCGCATCGGCGGCATGCTGATGGGCAAAAAGCTCGTCGCGATCGACGACGTCTCGCTCGACATCGAAGCGGGCGAGCCGGTCATCCTCTCCATCGTCGGCGAGTCCGGCTGCGGCAAGTCCACGCTCTGCAAGATGATCCTGCGCCTGTACCAGCCGGACATGGGCGACATCAAGCTTTTGGGCAACTCCTACGCCGACAAGAAGGCGTACCATCCCAAGCAGTTTAAGCTGGACGTTCAGCCGATCTTCCAAAACCCCTATGAGTCCTTTTCCGCCCGCAAGACGGTGGACACCTACCTGTTCAACACCGCGCTTCGCCTGGGCATCAGCAAAAACCACGAGGAAGCTGAAAAGCTGGTCGACGAAACGCTGCGCAGCGTCGGCATGTCGCTGGCGGTCGTCAAGGGCAAGTACCCGACGCAGTTCTCCGGCGGCGAGCTTCAGCGCGTCTCCATCGCGCGCGCGCTCATCACCCGTCCGAAGCTGATTATCGCCGACGAGCCCGTCGCCGCGATCGACGCGTCGATGAAGATGAACATCGTCAACCTCTTTAAGGAGCTCAAGGACAAATACAAGGTTTCCTTCATCTACATCACGCACGACCTCTCGACCGCTTACTACGTGTCGGACTACATTGCCACGCTCTACCGTGGCGGTCTGATCGAATACGGACCGGCCAAAGAGATCATGGACGATCCGGCGCACCCGTACACGGAGCTGCTGATGAACGCGGTGCCGCGCGTGGGCGACAAGTGGAGCGAAGAGCTCGTCATGCCGGACATGGAAGACAAGGAGTATTCGATCACCTACTGCAAGTTCGCGCCCCGCTGCCCCTACGCGACGGACGAATGCCGCCAGAAGCGGCCCGACATGGTGCACTTGAATGCGCGGCGCAAGGTGCTGTGCTTCCATCCGCTGGTCAAGCCGGATTAA
- a CDS encoding ABC transporter substrate-binding protein, protein MRRLLSLVVAAMLLFSLMPAAALAEGENVLTLAMETQPNLDLHWNAGSTGALLQNQMYEGLYRVTETGFELAGATSVDKSEDGLTWTYHLREDAVWSDGKPVTAADYVYSMQRLVNPEVSSIYMFDYGQFLKNGTKIANKEMDVSELGVKAVDDYTLEIQLEDVCTFFDAILCYTTFFPLRADMVVEDGTGYWAWDVSRSITNGPMIMTACDEDQEIVLEKNPTYYGKDGVKLDKLVVKLIDDSNTTLQLLESGEVDMIMTYPSEETERLMTDGYYHSVPALSTNFLLVNTQKDGLSDPRVRKALSLVIDRDFLANVLLLGTKTPAVSYVGSGFPGSTDEADFRSEGGDLFATDVEQAKALLAEAGYPDGAGFPVIECSYANNSADYTTIFEYLQATWEEELGLTVTLSPIEKATMTTLRDNGDFDITPQAWGADYMDASNMLSIFVTGNFINAGRYSSEAFDTAYTKSLTTIDRAERMQLLHDAEKTLVLDDCGIIPLYHANSVTLFSDSVCTNVRFNANGKVILTDVVVTK, encoded by the coding sequence ATGCGTAGACTACTCAGCCTCGTCGTGGCAGCCATGCTCCTGTTTTCGCTGATGCCCGCGGCCGCGCTCGCGGAGGGCGAAAACGTGCTGACCCTCGCCATGGAAACCCAACCCAACCTGGACCTCCACTGGAATGCCGGCTCTACCGGCGCGCTGCTGCAAAACCAGATGTACGAGGGGCTCTACCGCGTGACGGAGACCGGCTTTGAGCTGGCGGGCGCCACGAGTGTGGACAAGTCCGAAGACGGCCTCACCTGGACCTACCACCTGCGCGAGGACGCGGTCTGGTCCGACGGCAAGCCGGTCACCGCGGCTGACTACGTGTACAGCATGCAGCGCCTGGTGAACCCGGAGGTTTCCAGCATCTACATGTTCGACTACGGCCAGTTCCTCAAAAACGGCACTAAAATCGCCAACAAGGAGATGGACGTTTCCGAGCTGGGCGTGAAGGCCGTGGACGACTACACGCTGGAGATTCAACTCGAGGACGTCTGCACGTTCTTTGACGCGATCCTCTGCTACACCACCTTCTTCCCGCTCCGCGCGGACATGGTGGTGGAGGACGGCACCGGCTACTGGGCGTGGGACGTTTCGCGCTCCATCACCAATGGACCGATGATCATGACCGCCTGCGATGAGGATCAGGAGATCGTGCTCGAAAAGAACCCCACCTACTATGGCAAGGACGGCGTGAAGCTGGACAAGCTGGTCGTCAAGCTGATCGACGACAGCAACACCACCCTGCAGCTCCTGGAGAGCGGCGAGGTGGACATGATCATGACCTATCCTTCCGAGGAAACCGAGCGCCTGATGACCGACGGCTACTATCACTCCGTCCCGGCGCTGTCCACCAACTTCCTGCTGGTCAACACCCAGAAGGATGGCCTGAGCGATCCGCGCGTGCGCAAGGCGCTCTCGCTGGTCATCGACCGCGACTTCCTCGCGAACGTCCTGCTGCTGGGCACCAAGACGCCTGCGGTCTCTTACGTGGGTTCGGGCTTCCCGGGCAGCACGGATGAGGCGGACTTCCGCTCCGAGGGCGGCGACCTGTTTGCCACGGACGTGGAGCAGGCCAAGGCGCTGCTGGCGGAGGCCGGCTATCCGGACGGCGCGGGCTTCCCGGTTATCGAATGCAGCTACGCCAACAACAGCGCGGACTACACCACGATCTTCGAGTATCTGCAGGCGACCTGGGAAGAGGAACTGGGCCTGACGGTCACCCTGTCGCCCATCGAGAAGGCGACGATGACCACCCTGCGCGACAATGGTGACTTCGACATCACCCCGCAGGCGTGGGGCGCCGACTACATGGACGCGAGCAACATGCTCTCGATCTTCGTGACGGGCAACTTCATCAACGCGGGCCGCTACAGTTCCGAGGCGTTTGACACCGCGTACACGAAGTCTTTGACGACCATCGACCGCGCGGAGCGCATGCAGCTGCTGCACGACGCGGAAAAGACGCTGGTACTCGACGACTGCGGCATCATTCCGCTGTATCACGCCAACAGCGTGACGCTGTTCAGCGACAGCGTCTGCACCAACGTACGCTTCAACGCGAACGGTAAGGTGATCCTGACCGACGTGGTCGTGACGAAGTAA
- a CDS encoding ferredoxin-like protein has protein sequence MSENKKTLLDRAFTRRQFLKLSGKGLAGVALSSSMLSVLGCTQAQADAGMVETIATPDFLLVANRAKCTGCQRCEANCTLANDGDIHPYMARIRVRQNVNFGAKGPGEDYKHGDGVFGTWGFAPDTCKQCADPACVKVCPMQAISADPDTGARVIDEEKCVGCGACVEACPWHMPRIDVEKKKSTKCISCGACVAGCPTSALRMIPWEDVAAAL, from the coding sequence ATGTCTGAAAACAAGAAGACACTGTTGGATCGCGCGTTTACCCGCCGTCAGTTCCTGAAGCTCTCCGGCAAGGGGTTGGCTGGCGTCGCTCTTTCCAGCAGCATGCTCTCCGTGCTGGGCTGCACGCAGGCGCAGGCGGACGCGGGGATGGTCGAAACCATCGCCACGCCGGACTTCCTGCTGGTTGCCAACCGCGCAAAGTGCACGGGCTGCCAGCGCTGCGAGGCGAACTGCACCCTGGCCAATGACGGAGACATCCATCCCTACATGGCCCGCATCCGTGTGCGCCAGAACGTCAACTTTGGCGCAAAGGGCCCGGGCGAGGATTACAAGCACGGCGACGGCGTGTTCGGCACGTGGGGCTTTGCGCCCGACACCTGCAAGCAGTGCGCAGACCCCGCCTGCGTAAAGGTCTGCCCGATGCAGGCGATTTCCGCGGACCCCGACACCGGTGCGCGCGTCATCGACGAGGAAAAGTGCGTGGGCTGCGGCGCCTGCGTGGAAGCCTGCCCGTGGCACATGCCCCGCATCGACGTGGAAAAGAAAAAGTCCACCAAGTGCATCAGCTGCGGCGCCTGCGTCGCCGGGTGTCCGACCAGCGCGCTGCGCATGATCCCGTGGGAAGACGTAGCCGCTGCGCTGTAA
- a CDS encoding oligopeptide/dipeptide ABC transporter ATP-binding protein, giving the protein MLKIDHLSASYKTIDGNVHVVKDVNFEIYDNEIFGIAGESGCGKSTLLKTLYDIIEFPLEIDSGKVVLSGEKNGRPFSYESGEIRKSWWNNISYVPQAAQSVLNPITRLKSQFLDSIPKEDRKNETEEQTLKRVGKYLEELGLSSDILEAFPFQLSGGMRQRVIIALATFMSPNVVLADEPTTALDVVVQRGILMMLMRLQRQFKNTLVLVSHDMGVHYQITNRMGIMYSGSFVELGKTDDIFNDPIHPYTQMLIGALPRVGDKSQKVGIPGRPPALKNPPPGCRFAPRCPKATDKCRELVPEFREIKPGRYAACHLLNPEVK; this is encoded by the coding sequence ATGCTGAAAATCGATCATCTTTCCGCCTCCTATAAGACCATCGACGGCAACGTACACGTCGTCAAAGACGTGAACTTCGAAATTTACGACAACGAAATTTTCGGCATCGCCGGCGAATCGGGATGCGGCAAGTCCACCCTGCTCAAAACCCTGTACGACATCATCGAGTTCCCGCTGGAGATCGACTCCGGCAAGGTCGTCCTCAGCGGCGAGAAGAACGGCAGGCCCTTCTCCTACGAGTCGGGCGAGATCCGCAAGTCCTGGTGGAACAACATCTCTTATGTGCCCCAGGCCGCGCAGAGCGTTCTGAACCCGATCACCCGCCTCAAGAGCCAGTTCCTCGATTCCATCCCCAAGGAAGACCGCAAGAACGAGACCGAGGAGCAGACTCTGAAGCGCGTGGGCAAGTACCTCGAAGAGCTGGGGCTCTCGTCCGACATTCTGGAGGCCTTCCCCTTCCAGCTTTCCGGCGGCATGCGCCAGCGCGTCATCATCGCGCTCGCGACGTTCATGTCTCCGAACGTGGTGCTCGCGGACGAGCCGACCACAGCGCTGGACGTCGTGGTGCAGCGCGGCATCCTGATGATGCTCATGCGATTGCAGCGCCAGTTCAAGAACACGCTGGTGCTCGTCAGCCACGACATGGGCGTGCATTACCAGATCACGAACCGCATGGGCATCATGTACTCCGGCAGCTTCGTGGAGCTGGGCAAGACGGACGACATCTTCAACGACCCGATCCACCCCTACACGCAAATGCTGATCGGCGCGCTCCCGCGCGTGGGCGACAAGAGCCAGAAGGTCGGCATTCCCGGCCGTCCGCCGGCCCTGAAGAACCCGCCGCCCGGATGCCGCTTCGCGCCCCGCTGCCCCAAGGCGACGGACAAGTGCCGCGAATTGGTACCCGAGTTCCGCGAGATCAAACCCGGCCGCTATGCGGCCTGCCATTTGCTCAATCCGGAGGTGAAATGA
- a CDS encoding glycoside hydrolase family 38 C-terminal domain-containing protein, producing MKYMHSEWKGRLNHWLETLRQDLYLPLGPIEVESFLTMDHLTPEEAAKGTFSPMPHGTRWGHTYEYCWMHSRITLPEEAAGKRVLMNLTTGGETTVFVDGRSFGTYRADWVSTPHHFMVDNFLTPCGEAGRTYDLLLEAYAGHFWPQSPLGGCATGPVLPGAYQDPKVEGQRATLGDMTYGIWNEDAYQLYMDVDTLYQLVDQLDPESLRADKVAHALEQFTLIVDFEQPLEGRIASYKAAREAIRPALEAENGSTAPVFYAIGNAHLDLAWLWPMAETHRKTSRTFAAQLRLIEEYPEYKFLQSQPASYVMCREHYPELYARIKEAIKGGQWIAEGAMWVEPDTNMTSGESLVRQVLHGKRFFKEEFGIDSVILWLPDTFGYSAALPQILKNCGVKYLVTQKIFWSYNEGDQFPYHYFTWQGADGSEIDTFLPTSYTYRTDPKELCETWGKRVQKRGLDAFLLPYGYGDGGGGPCRDHIEYALREKNLEGMPKVRMETPTKFFEDMEADGGPQHTYVGELYFSAHRGVFTSQAAIKRGNRKCEIALREAEMWATMAMLAGGEYPLARMDAAWKRLLLNQFHDILPGSSIARVYVEARKDHAWIQEEAAAVQQDALTALAKGEGVTVFNSLSFAREGLVRLPDAFATGAQTADGEAVPVQKDAEGVLALVAVPACGCVSLLPAKAEKAAQAVTAQLTQDGAVLENEQVRAELNARGEVVSFVDKQTGREFASGAMNRLLMYKDVPRLFDAWDIDSNYILQPVEIDEPVTLTVKEAGGLRAVIHLERKVLSSSFAQDIVLDAGSRRLDFVTDVDWNELHRLLKVAFPVAVQATEAINEIQFGYMTHPTHRSRLYDSDRFEVCNQRYSALCDQSHGAAVLNDCKYGISQSGNELQLTLLRAAACPEMRADNGRHTFTYSFTGWEGSFLTSPVVQEAYDLNVPMQVAAGTCPAFSAFVLDEPNVFIDTVKPAEDGSGDVIVRLYEAKKADTSCVLGVNIPAAKVWACDMLENKQSELPLESGCVKLHFNTFEVKTLRLSK from the coding sequence ATGAAATACATGCACTCCGAATGGAAAGGACGCCTGAACCATTGGCTGGAAACGCTGCGCCAGGATCTTTACCTGCCGCTCGGCCCCATCGAGGTCGAATCCTTCCTCACGATGGATCACCTGACGCCTGAGGAAGCCGCCAAAGGCACCTTCTCCCCCATGCCCCACGGGACGAGGTGGGGCCATACCTACGAGTACTGCTGGATGCACAGCCGCATCACCCTGCCCGAAGAGGCGGCGGGCAAGCGCGTCCTCATGAACCTCACGACCGGCGGCGAGACGACCGTCTTCGTAGACGGGCGCTCCTTCGGCACCTACCGCGCCGACTGGGTATCGACCCCGCACCACTTCATGGTCGATAACTTTCTGACGCCCTGCGGTGAGGCGGGCCGCACCTATGACCTGCTGCTCGAAGCCTACGCGGGCCACTTCTGGCCGCAAAGCCCGCTCGGTGGCTGCGCGACCGGTCCCGTGCTCCCCGGCGCCTATCAGGATCCAAAGGTCGAGGGCCAGCGCGCGACGCTGGGCGACATGACCTACGGCATCTGGAACGAAGACGCCTATCAGCTCTACATGGACGTGGACACGCTCTATCAGCTCGTGGATCAGCTCGATCCCGAGAGCCTGCGCGCGGACAAGGTCGCGCACGCACTGGAGCAGTTTACGCTCATCGTGGACTTTGAGCAGCCGCTGGAAGGCCGCATTGCGAGCTATAAGGCCGCGCGCGAAGCGATTCGTCCCGCGCTTGAGGCGGAAAACGGTTCCACCGCGCCCGTCTTCTACGCGATCGGCAACGCGCACCTGGACCTCGCGTGGCTGTGGCCCATGGCCGAAACCCACCGCAAGACATCGCGCACATTCGCCGCGCAGCTTCGCCTGATTGAGGAATATCCGGAATACAAGTTCCTGCAAAGCCAGCCCGCCAGCTACGTGATGTGCCGCGAGCACTACCCGGAGCTCTACGCGCGCATCAAGGAGGCCATCAAGGGCGGCCAGTGGATCGCGGAGGGCGCGATGTGGGTCGAGCCCGACACCAACATGACCAGCGGCGAATCGCTCGTGCGCCAGGTGCTGCACGGCAAGCGCTTCTTCAAGGAAGAGTTCGGCATCGACAGCGTCATCCTGTGGCTGCCCGATACCTTCGGCTACTCCGCAGCGCTGCCGCAGATTCTGAAAAACTGCGGCGTCAAGTACCTCGTAACGCAGAAGATCTTCTGGTCCTACAACGAGGGCGACCAGTTCCCCTACCACTACTTCACCTGGCAGGGCGCGGACGGCTCCGAAATCGACACCTTCCTGCCCACCAGCTACACCTACCGCACCGATCCCAAGGAGCTGTGCGAAACTTGGGGCAAGCGCGTTCAAAAGCGCGGCCTCGATGCCTTCCTGCTGCCCTACGGCTACGGCGACGGCGGCGGCGGCCCCTGCCGCGACCACATCGAGTACGCCCTGCGCGAAAAGAATCTGGAGGGTATGCCCAAGGTTCGCATGGAGACGCCCACCAAGTTCTTCGAGGACATGGAAGCGGACGGCGGCCCGCAGCACACCTACGTAGGCGAGCTGTACTTCTCCGCGCACCGCGGCGTATTCACCTCTCAGGCGGCCATCAAGCGCGGCAACCGCAAGTGTGAAATCGCGCTGCGGGAGGCCGAGATGTGGGCGACCATGGCGATGCTGGCGGGCGGCGAATACCCGCTTGCGCGCATGGACGCCGCCTGGAAGCGCCTGCTGCTCAACCAGTTCCACGACATCCTGCCCGGCTCCTCCATCGCCCGCGTGTACGTCGAGGCGCGCAAGGATCACGCCTGGATACAGGAGGAAGCCGCGGCCGTGCAGCAGGACGCGCTCACCGCGCTTGCCAAGGGCGAAGGCGTAACCGTCTTCAACTCCCTGTCGTTCGCGCGCGAGGGCCTGGTCCGTCTGCCCGATGCCTTTGCAACCGGCGCGCAGACCGCCGATGGCGAAGCCGTGCCCGTCCAGAAGGACGCAGAGGGCGTTCTGGCGCTCGTTGCGGTGCCCGCCTGCGGCTGCGTATCTCTGCTGCCCGCGAAGGCTGAAAAGGCCGCGCAGGCCGTCACCGCGCAGCTCACGCAAGACGGCGCGGTTCTGGAAAACGAACAGGTACGCGCGGAGTTGAACGCGCGCGGCGAGGTCGTGTCCTTCGTGGACAAGCAGACCGGCCGCGAATTCGCCTCCGGCGCGATGAACCGCCTGCTCATGTACAAGGACGTGCCGCGCCTGTTCGACGCGTGGGACATCGACTCCAACTACATCCTCCAGCCCGTCGAAATCGACGAGCCGGTGACGCTGACGGTCAAGGAAGCGGGCGGCCTGCGAGCGGTGATTCACCTCGAGCGCAAGGTGCTCTCCTCCAGCTTTGCGCAGGACATCGTGCTGGATGCGGGCAGCCGCCGCCTGGACTTCGTGACGGACGTAGACTGGAACGAGCTGCATCGTCTGCTCAAGGTCGCGTTCCCGGTGGCCGTACAGGCGACGGAGGCGATCAACGAAATCCAGTTCGGCTACATGACGCACCCGACGCACCGTTCCCGTCTGTACGACAGCGACCGCTTCGAGGTCTGCAACCAGCGCTACAGCGCCCTGTGCGACCAGAGCCACGGCGCTGCGGTGCTCAACGACTGCAAGTACGGCATCAGCCAGAGCGGGAACGAGCTGCAGCTCACGCTGCTGCGCGCCGCAGCCTGCCCGGAGATGCGCGCTGACAACGGCAGGCACACCTTCACCTACTCCTTCACCGGCTGGGAGGGCAGCTTCCTGACTTCCCCGGTCGTGCAGGAGGCCTACGACCTGAACGTGCCCATGCAGGTGGCTGCGGGTACGTGCCCGGCCTTCAGCGCCTTCGTGCTGGACGAGCCGAACGTCTTCATCGACACCGTAAAGCCTGCCGAGGACGGCAGCGGCGACGTCATCGTCCGCCTGTACGAGGCCAAGAAGGCTGACACCTCCTGCGTGCTGGGCGTGAACATCCCCGCGGCGAAGGTCTGGGCCTGCGACATGCTGGAAAACAAGCAAAGCGAGCTCCCGCTGGAAAGCGGCTGCGTGAAGCTGCACTTTAACACGTTCGAGGTGAAGACCCTCAGGCTCTCGAAGTAA
- a CDS encoding TIM barrel protein: MIVLVPHYDISQIRIGTCLPGPFAEQWGPHMADIGFETLSVNFHMEYNGVNIEEQGPRMKAMAEEKGIEITTLGYYCNAIQYEEHKKNLERAIDAAHLYGAKTVSTFAGAYEGKPVDESFKKFGEVFRDLAKRAEDRGVRLAIENCPMGGTWDRPTCNIGFNPRAWERMFDEVKSDALGLEWEPAHQMIQLIDPIAQLRKWVKKVYHVHGKDASVDRRAVADYGVLCDTDWYAPERTPGFGDSDWRDIIYILHVGGYAGDICVEGYHDPIYKKDWEMTAQKHSLAYLKWCRGGDFTPNPWEK; encoded by the coding sequence ATGATCGTTTTGGTACCGCATTATGACATTTCCCAGATTCGCATCGGCACCTGCCTGCCCGGCCCGTTCGCGGAGCAATGGGGGCCGCATATGGCGGACATCGGCTTTGAAACGCTGTCGGTAAACTTCCACATGGAGTATAACGGCGTAAACATCGAGGAGCAGGGACCGCGCATGAAGGCGATGGCCGAGGAAAAGGGCATCGAAATCACCACGCTTGGCTATTACTGCAACGCCATTCAGTACGAGGAGCACAAGAAGAACCTGGAACGCGCGATCGACGCGGCGCATCTCTACGGCGCGAAGACCGTCTCCACCTTCGCGGGCGCTTACGAGGGCAAGCCCGTGGACGAATCCTTCAAGAAGTTCGGCGAGGTCTTCCGCGATCTGGCCAAGCGCGCAGAGGATCGCGGCGTTCGCCTGGCGATCGAGAACTGCCCCATGGGCGGCACCTGGGACCGCCCGACCTGCAACATCGGATTTAACCCCCGCGCGTGGGAGCGCATGTTCGACGAGGTCAAGAGCGACGCGCTCGGCCTCGAGTGGGAGCCCGCGCACCAGATGATTCAGCTGATCGACCCTATCGCCCAGCTTCGCAAGTGGGTGAAGAAGGTCTACCACGTGCATGGTAAGGACGCGAGCGTCGACCGCCGCGCCGTCGCCGATTACGGCGTGCTGTGCGACACCGACTGGTACGCCCCCGAGCGCACGCCCGGCTTTGGCGACAGCGACTGGCGCGATATCATCTACATCCTGCACGTGGGCGGCTACGCCGGCGACATCTGCGTGGAGGGCTACCATGACCCGATCTACAAGAAGGATTGGGAGATGACCGCGCAGAAGCACTCGCTCGCTTATCTCAAATGGTGCCGCGGCGGCGACTTTACCCCGAATCCCTGGGAAAAGTAA
- a CDS encoding aldehyde ferredoxin oxidoreductase has product MNGWMGNLLRVNLTDGSYAIESSEKYFAYIGGKGMANRIIYDEVPAGTDPVSPENKIVFAVGPNTGSSAPCSGRTTISTLSPFTKYNAIVDAHMGGDTAVAMKVCGYDAVIIEGASDKPVYIYVNDDKIEVRDAAHLWGKGTEDTTATIVSETEQGTNVVSIGPAGEAMVNLSCVMTGIGHCGGGGLGKIFGSKKLKAIAFYGTKGIQVAEPKKVLELNNYVMSDLIGSNNNHVVPTVAQSWSEYENSSTRWTGHPGLTWGAAEGGPVDTGESAPGQPTLVGYRCQKAVKDHGAIAEPYTVKMSGCTMCPIRCYGGLYLPKMEEMTGVVGNHANTCLGNRGSGFAGLVSNVPDMEREGDGKLMGNVYAAILSDDMGLWDNYGELAATLGYFFKDDYKLLRQIVTEEEFNAIDWSKRDTGDLTFLNDIVACLLDPNHSMYNLAQGAYYVDQKYHDILGDDYLNSQEIGLWGVIGAKRHHGNECAAQVGLLTNVIYNRDGMCHTIVNITGSGLPYQIQKNIVEDIFGEGCLDAPKKYTPMNENKARFAKFGIMRQVLHDSFTLCNWVWPMTFSPRKERGYKGDLSVEAQYMSAITGENWTEESLDHAVERCIQLHRAMTVKTAGTTDMRNNHDVVASFIFDMDPDFEPFTEGTVKLEREDWQNALTMFYEQFGWDPKTGAPTRETLEKFELSDVADDLAALNLLP; this is encoded by the coding sequence ATGAACGGATGGATGGGTAATCTGCTGCGCGTGAACCTGACGGACGGTTCTTACGCGATCGAAAGCAGCGAGAAATACTTTGCTTATATCGGCGGCAAGGGCATGGCCAACCGCATTATTTACGACGAGGTTCCGGCCGGTACGGATCCCGTCTCGCCTGAAAACAAGATCGTCTTTGCGGTTGGCCCGAACACGGGCTCCAGCGCTCCGTGCAGCGGCCGCACGACCATTTCGACCCTTTCCCCCTTCACCAAGTACAACGCGATCGTCGACGCGCACATGGGCGGCGACACCGCCGTGGCGATGAAGGTTTGCGGCTATGACGCCGTGATCATCGAAGGCGCGAGCGACAAGCCCGTCTACATCTACGTGAACGACGACAAGATCGAGGTGCGCGACGCTGCCCACCTGTGGGGCAAGGGTACGGAGGACACCACCGCGACGATCGTCTCCGAGACCGAGCAGGGGACGAACGTCGTATCCATCGGCCCGGCGGGCGAGGCGATGGTGAACCTCTCCTGCGTCATGACGGGCATCGGCCACTGCGGCGGCGGCGGACTGGGCAAGATCTTTGGCTCCAAGAAGCTCAAGGCCATCGCCTTCTACGGCACGAAGGGCATCCAGGTCGCCGAGCCCAAGAAGGTGCTTGAGCTGAACAACTACGTGATGAGCGATCTGATCGGCTCCAATAACAACCACGTGGTGCCGACCGTCGCGCAGTCCTGGTCCGAATACGAGAATTCCTCCACCCGCTGGACGGGCCATCCGGGCCTGACCTGGGGCGCGGCGGAGGGCGGCCCCGTCGACACCGGCGAATCCGCGCCCGGCCAGCCGACGCTGGTCGGCTATCGCTGCCAGAAGGCCGTCAAGGATCACGGCGCGATCGCCGAACCCTACACGGTGAAAATGTCCGGCTGCACGATGTGCCCGATTCGCTGCTACGGCGGGCTGTACCTGCCCAAGATGGAAGAGATGACGGGCGTCGTGGGCAACCACGCCAACACCTGCCTGGGCAACCGCGGCAGCGGCTTTGCGGGCCTGGTCAGCAACGTGCCCGACATGGAGCGTGAGGGCGACGGAAAGCTGATGGGCAACGTCTACGCGGCGATCCTGTCTGACGACATGGGCCTGTGGGACAACTACGGAGAACTGGCCGCGACGCTGGGCTACTTCTTCAAGGACGACTACAAGCTGCTTCGCCAGATCGTCACCGAGGAAGAGTTTAACGCGATCGATTGGTCTAAGCGCGATACGGGCGACCTGACCTTCCTCAACGACATCGTGGCCTGCCTGCTCGATCCGAACCATTCCATGTACAACCTGGCGCAGGGCGCGTACTACGTCGATCAGAAGTACCACGACATCCTGGGCGACGACTACCTGAACTCTCAGGAGATCGGCCTGTGGGGCGTCATCGGCGCGAAGCGCCACCATGGCAACGAGTGCGCGGCGCAGGTCGGCCTGCTGACGAACGTCATCTACAACCGCGACGGCATGTGCCATACCATCGTGAATATCACCGGGTCCGGCCTGCCCTATCAAATTCAGAAGAACATCGTCGAGGATATCTTCGGCGAGGGCTGTCTGGATGCGCCCAAGAAGTATACGCCCATGAATGAGAACAAGGCGCGCTTTGCCAAGTTCGGCATCATGCGCCAGGTGCTGCATGACAGCTTTACCCTGTGCAACTGGGTATGGCCGATGACCTTCTCGCCCCGCAAGGAGCGCGGCTACAAGGGTGACCTGAGCGTGGAGGCGCAGTACATGAGCGCCATCACGGGCGAGAATTGGACCGAGGAGTCGTTGGATCACGCCGTTGAGCGCTGCATCCAGCTGCACCGCGCCATGACCGTCAAGACGGCGGGCACCACCGACATGCGCAACAACCACGACGTGGTGGCCTCCTTCATCTTCGACATGGATCCGGACTTTGAGCCCTTCACCGAGGGCACCGTGAAGCTGGAGCGCGAGGACTGGCAGAACGCTCTGACGATGTTCTACGAGCAGTTTGGCTGGGATCCGAAGACCGGCGCGCCTACGCGTGAGACGCTTGAAAAGTTCGAGCTTAGCGACGTGGCGGACGATCTGGCTGCGCTCAATCTGCTTCCGTAA